Below is a window of Myxococcales bacterium DNA.
AGAACGTCGCTGCCTCGTTCGGCGTCCGGGTCCGCGAACTTCGCAAGGGCAAGGGCTGGACTCTCGAGAAGGCGTCCGCCAAGATGGGTTTGGATTTCCGGCACTTGCAGCAGATCGAGGCGGGCACCGTGAACGTGACCTTGGCCACGATCCTGCGGATCTGCGACGCCTTCGGGGTCACCCCGTCCATCCTCCTGCCGTTTGCTAAGGAGACCAAGCCAAAGCTTGGTCCTCCTCGAGTCCTCCGCGTCCTGGCGATCAGGGCCGCTGAGCCTCCTGGGTTTCGGCCTCGTCCCACGGGCGCGGGTCAGTTCCTGGCGAACCCGATCGAGCGACCACCGGAGGCCGAGACCGCCGAGGCCCAGAAGCTTGTGGGGTCAGCGATCAAGCGCGCGCGTAAGCTAAAGGCTTTGACGCAGCGCAAGCTGGCCGAGGCGATGAACGTGTCGGTGCAGTACCTGCAGGCCGTCGAGGGCGGGAAGCAGAACTTGACGATCGAGTCGATCTTGAAGTTCGCGAGGGCTCTCGGTGTCGACCGGCGCGAGCTCTGGTAAGCGCCGACCGCACCGTCACGCTCGACGGCGTCGCCTTCGAGGTCGACGCCGCCCTCGTTGGGGCGAGCGCGTCACGCTCCGCTTCGACCCGGCGCGCAAGCCCGACAAGCGGACCGTCGAGGTCTGGCACCAGGGACGGCGTATCGAGATCGCCCGCCGCGTCGATGTGCTGGCAAACTGCTTCGTCAGGCGCAACGCCACCACGCGCGACATCGAGTTCCCCAAGGCCTCCGCCGACCTGCCCCGAGGGACTGGCCATGCGCGAGCTCGTCGACTTCGACGGCCAGGACGAGGATCTCTTCTGATGTACCGCAAACACTTCGCCCTCACGCACCATCCCTTCGACAAGGACCTAGCCGCCGACGATCTCTTCGCGTCAGCCAGCCTCGCCCCGGCGTCCCGCTTTGTGCCGACAGCGCCGCGTGCCGAGACGATCACGCAGTGCGAGCGAACTCGCCGGGCGCGTCACGACAGAGCGTGACGGCCGGGCGGTGGATTAGCGCGAGAGACCACATGCGGTCGGGACGGACACTTGATCCTTGTCATCTTCGACCAGCAATCAGAGGAGTAGCGTGCCACCACCACTGCCTGAACTGAAAGGGGAAACGCAATGAAGTCTCATTTCACAGCGCCAATCACCACCGCAGGCGTCATGCTCGGGCTAGCAGTCGCGCTTTCTGCGTGCATGACATCACCCAAAGATCGCACCAAAGGGCAGGGCATCTACTACAGATCCAGCACGATCACTTTCACGGGGCGATCACTGGAATCCTCGGCCGGCCTCTGGCTTGAAGCGAAGAACCCGTCAACAGGTAGTTGGGACACAATAAAGTCATTCACCGGCGGCACGACGTACACGTATTGGCAAGGGTACAATTGGTACAACTGGAGCACGACTGCTGTCATTCCCAATCAGTATTGGATCGCTGGCTATGGTGGAGGCTACCGCGCCGAGGTCAAGACACAGTACGACTACAACGGTCAAGACTTCATGTCGGTAAGAGCCGACTGGGATGACTGCTTTGCGGAGAACCTCGCAACCGGCATCGACGCGGTCTACGACAATTGCCGCGCCCCCAATTCGCCGTCGTCATGGGTGATCACGGAAGACTATTCGGAGACGAGTTTCCACAGCTGCTACGACACGCAGTGCGTCTACGTCTGCCAACGGCAGTGCCGAGACGCCATCATCGCCCACGGCCCTCTTTTTTCAACGGGGACTTCCTACGGGAGCTGGTACAATTCTGGCAGTTGCTGCTGGTAGATGTCACCGTGTTCACGTATGCACGATCGGCTACATTGGCTGCGGGAATCTTGGCGGCTTGCGCGGGGGGTGTGCAAGCAGAGGATCCCGACGTTCTCGCCGCCTGTCGTCGCGCGGCGAGGTGCGGCAGCAACATAGCGTTAGGCGCTTGTATTGATAGCTGGAACACACTCAGAAGGAATAGTGAGGAAGTTGACTGTGGAGCGTTCTTCTACCAGCTCCTCGAGTGCTCCCGGGATGGCGAATGTGGCAAGCTTTGCGAACAGGAGCTCTCTGCCCTGAACGCTTGCCGGTCATGCAAGCCCACTCAGTTCCTAAGCGATGGTTGCGTGGGCGAGTGTGGTATATTGACCGCCAAGTGTTCAGGGCCTGTCAACGCCAACGTGGAGTGTCAGTGCCTCTCAGGACCTAGTGCCGGCACCGTATTTCAGCTGTCGACGTGCTTGCAGCTGACCCCAAGCTTGCCGCTCAAGTGCACTCAATGACTTGGTGGGTTACGGGACATCGCAAGCACGTGTGACAGGCCCGTCGTTGGGTGCGTGTGCAACGAGGCGCAACCAGGACTCTGAACAAGTATCGTTTCTCACACGGATGATGTTTTCACTTACGACTTCGACAACAGCCTGGTTTCCTGCACTTTCCGATATGTTTCCGTCGCGCAAGGGATATTCCGAGAACCCCAGGAAGATAGCGTATTCAACCGGCATCCGCCCCAAGTAGTGGTTAAGGTCGAACACCCGCCCCGCCGGGAAGTGCAGATACGGCGCGTCGAACGCAGAGGTCTGATAGGTTCTGCCGTCGGGGTTGCATCCATCAGCGAAGGTGACTGGGTCTGCGTCTGTTGTCTCACACGGAGGCGAGCACGCGACAACCGCGACGACTAGAGCCGACCAGACAGACAACTTTTCCAGGACCTTGGGCATTTTCTCTCGATTTCTTTGGGCAGCGGGCTACCCCCCGTCTTCGGTGTTGGCGAGCTTTATTTTCAGCAGCCACGCTGAGTCGCGAACCTGATCAGTCTTCCTGCTGAGCATCAGAGCCCTTGTGTAAGATGTTGTAGGTACGGTCCGAGTTGAACGGCGGGTCGAGATAGATCCGCGATCTTGTGTCGAAGCACGTCGAGGTTGTCACCGTGGTAAAGGGCTCCCTGCATCGCGTACGAAATCGTGCCTGGGGTCCGCTCACTTGGCCCAGGAAGTGAATGCTCTGAGCGCGATGCCGCGCCCAGCAATCGGCCCGTTTCGCTCCCCATTTGAGCGAGCTCTGCCGGGCGCACGTGCGTCGCGTCGCCCCCGCGGTCACCCGCATGGGGGGTCGTCAGTGACCGACTTACGGATCATCGGTCAGCCTTTCGGGGCAGGTGGAGGCTCTGAGGCAAAGCCCCGATTGCCTTAGCTTTCGGCGACGCTTCGTTCGAACCGCACGCGCTGCAGAGTACTGCCGCCGTCGCGGTGATCACCACGTTCATGAGCGCCCGCCATGCGAGTTTCATGTCACGAATTAGGCACCGAAGGACGGTGCCGCGCAAGGTCCGACGACTTCGGCTGATCCCGCGGGGGCGCGACGGGTTTCGGCTCGGTGCGACGTCTGCCGAACGAGACACACGCCCACTCACCTCCGCCCGATCCCATCGGCGAGGCGTGCTCAGAGTTGGACCTTCGCGTTCTTGCAGGTTGGCGGGCAGTCCGAACCATTAGGCTGCTGAGTCACGTACGTCGGGCTCACAGTAGTGGTCACGAGGACACTGCCCGCCGACGAGAACGTAAGC
It encodes the following:
- a CDS encoding helix-turn-helix domain-containing protein, with protein sequence MGLDFRHLQQIEAGTVNVTLATILRICDAFGVTPSILLPFAKETKPKLGPPRVLRVLAIRAAEPPGFRPRPTGAGQFLANPIERPPEAETAEAQKLVGSAIKRARKLKALTQRKLAEAMNVSVQYLQAVEGGKQNLTIESILKFARALGVDRRELW